The following coding sequences are from one Streptomyces sp. NBC_00536 window:
- the mycP gene encoding type VII secretion-associated serine protease mycosin — MQWHLDSMKADEMWKSSTGKGITVAVIDSGVGDVPELAGQVLPGVNYARLSKGDERDDYNGHGTTMAAMIAGTGKGPGGDGSYGLAPGAKILPIRISEGGGGEAQDEGFVKGIRFAADSEAKIVNISMVGVGGSPELTEAVKYALGRGKLIFAGVGNEGDQANEVLYPAATPGVVGVAAIDRNAEATKESQHGQQVDLSAPGVDIVSACTDKTGLCKSHGTSDATALTSASAALIWSAHPDWTNNQVLRVMLNTSGKPRDGAERNDFIGYGVVRPRIALATPGDPGAANVYPLPDLAAAEAKGKGGSASAAPSASADGKTPGGKATPAPQAKEADSGFGAVTWIAIGLGACLLIGGAVTAVVVRRTNRP, encoded by the coding sequence ATGCAATGGCATCTCGATTCCATGAAGGCCGACGAGATGTGGAAGAGCAGCACGGGTAAGGGCATCACCGTTGCCGTGATCGACAGTGGTGTCGGTGATGTTCCTGAGTTGGCTGGGCAGGTGCTGCCCGGAGTCAACTACGCCCGTCTCTCCAAGGGCGATGAACGTGATGACTACAACGGTCATGGCACCACGATGGCTGCCATGATCGCTGGCACGGGAAAGGGCCCCGGTGGTGATGGGTCCTACGGCCTCGCACCCGGCGCCAAGATTCTCCCGATTCGTATCTCGGAGGGCGGTGGCGGGGAAGCTCAGGACGAAGGCTTCGTCAAGGGCATTCGATTCGCCGCGGATTCGGAAGCCAAGATCGTGAACATTTCCATGGTTGGCGTCGGCGGGTCACCCGAACTGACCGAGGCAGTCAAGTATGCCTTGGGCAGAGGAAAGCTGATCTTCGCCGGTGTCGGAAACGAAGGCGACCAGGCCAATGAGGTTCTGTACCCAGCGGCAACACCTGGAGTCGTGGGTGTGGCTGCAATCGACAGGAATGCTGAAGCCACGAAGGAATCGCAGCACGGTCAACAGGTCGACTTGTCGGCTCCCGGCGTAGACATCGTCTCGGCGTGCACCGACAAGACCGGTCTCTGCAAGTCCCACGGCACCAGTGACGCCACAGCCCTGACCTCCGCCTCCGCCGCCCTCATCTGGTCCGCTCACCCCGACTGGACCAACAACCAGGTCCTCAGGGTCATGCTCAACACCTCCGGCAAGCCCCGCGACGGCGCCGAGCGCAACGACTTCATCGGCTACGGCGTGGTCCGCCCGCGGATCGCCCTCGCCACGCCCGGTGACCCCGGTGCGGCCAACGTGTACCCGTTGCCCGACCTGGCCGCCGCCGAGGCGAAGGGCAAGGGCGGCTCGGCCTCCGCCGCCCCCTCGGCTTCCGCGGACGGCAAGACGCCCGGCGGGAAGGCCACCCCGGCCCCCCAGGCCAAGGAAGCGGACAGCGGTTTCGGGGCGGTGACGTGGATCGCCATCGGGCTGGGTGCGTGCCTGCTGATAGGTGGCGCCGTCACCGCAGTCGTCGTACGCCGCACCAACCGACCGTAG